A single region of the Desulfatiglans sp. genome encodes:
- a CDS encoding metal ABC transporter ATP-binding protein, whose amino-acid sequence MAIIEISDVDFSFEKETVLKDVNLMIPHGDFAAIIGPNGGGKTTLLKLILGLLAPHKGSILVDGKPPQKASRCIGYVPQNVHVNRSFPITALDVVLMGMINSDTRADRSQAIAALARMEMEAYADRKIGSLSGGQRQRVFIARALVSGPKLLLLDEPTASIDAKGQTDFYRLLKELNNGITILLVSHDLLLISRYVKSVACVNKKLYYHNQAEITGEMLEHMYAGSTGETCPVELIAHGMPHRVLKDHEVN is encoded by the coding sequence ATGGCTATAATTGAAATAAGTGATGTTGATTTCTCCTTTGAAAAGGAGACAGTGCTCAAGGATGTGAACTTAATGATCCCGCATGGGGATTTTGCAGCCATTATCGGGCCAAACGGAGGGGGTAAAACCACGCTGCTTAAACTGATACTGGGGCTGCTCGCCCCTCACAAGGGCAGCATACTTGTTGATGGAAAGCCACCGCAAAAGGCATCAAGGTGTATCGGCTATGTGCCGCAGAATGTGCATGTAAACAGGTCATTTCCGATCACAGCCCTTGATGTTGTGCTTATGGGGATGATCAATAGTGATACCAGGGCGGATCGTTCACAGGCTATTGCTGCCCTCGCTCGTATGGAGATGGAAGCATATGCAGATAGAAAAATAGGCTCCCTTTCCGGCGGACAGCGTCAGAGGGTATTTATTGCAAGGGCACTTGTTTCAGGGCCAAAGCTGCTTCTCCTGGATGAACCCACAGCGAGCATTGACGCAAAAGGACAGACCGATTTTTACAGGCTCTTAAAGGAGCTTAATAATGGGATCACTATCCTGCTAGTAAGCCATGACCTGCTCCTTATTTCACGCTATGTAAAGTCAGTGGCATGCGTGAATAAAAAGCTTTATTACCATAACCAGGCAGAGATCACAGGCGAGATGCTTGAGCATATGTATGCCGGCTCCACAGGAGAGACATGCCCTGTAGAGCTTATAGCCCACGGCATGCCCCACCGCGTGCTTAAGGATCATGAGG
- a CDS encoding zinc ABC transporter solute-binding protein, with the protein MKTPARLYFSILFFILALCTVASASDKLKVFVTIEPQRYFVQQIGKDLVDCQVMVPTGADAHTYEPKPRQMVSLSGARLYFATSIEFEEAHFDKIVSINPAIKVVHTDEGIKKIPMKSHHHELDHHEDADHHHEYEAGEDIHHDHHSLDPHIWLSPPLVKIQATAILDALKEADPAHKNEYEANYKNFIRRVEQLDSELKTMFKEKSGMKFIVFHPAWGYFANAYKLEQVPVEIEGKEPKPAQLKELISHARGNNIKVIFAQPQFSVKSAKVIAREIGGEVIFADPMAYEWLENLKDVADKFRDALK; encoded by the coding sequence TTGAAAACACCGGCGAGACTATACTTTTCGATCCTGTTTTTTATATTGGCTTTATGCACAGTGGCTTCTGCATCTGACAAACTTAAAGTCTTTGTTACTATAGAACCACAGAGATATTTTGTTCAGCAGATAGGCAAAGATTTGGTGGATTGCCAGGTAATGGTGCCGACTGGCGCAGATGCGCATACATATGAGCCAAAGCCCAGGCAGATGGTCAGCCTTTCTGGCGCAAGGCTCTATTTTGCCACAAGTATTGAATTTGAAGAGGCACATTTTGACAAAATCGTCTCCATTAACCCGGCGATCAAGGTGGTCCATACGGATGAGGGCATTAAAAAGATACCCATGAAATCTCATCATCATGAATTGGATCACCATGAAGATGCAGATCATCACCATGAGTATGAAGCAGGTGAAGATATACACCATGATCACCATAGCCTTGACCCCCATATTTGGTTATCTCCCCCGCTTGTAAAGATACAGGCAACCGCAATCCTGGATGCGCTGAAGGAAGCTGACCCTGCCCATAAAAATGAGTATGAGGCTAATTACAAAAACTTTATCCGCAGGGTTGAACAACTGGATTCAGAATTAAAAACCATGTTTAAAGAGAAATCCGGCATGAAGTTTATTGTATTCCACCCAGCCTGGGGTTATTTTGCCAATGCCTATAAGCTTGAACAGGTGCCGGTTGAGATCGAGGGCAAGGAGCCCAAACCTGCACAATTAAAAGAACTGATCAGCCATGCAAGGGGAAATAATATAAAGGTTATCTTTGCACAGCCGCAATTTTCTGTTAAAAGTGCAAAGGTTATTGCGAGAGAGATAGGCGGAGAGGTTATTTTTGCCGATCCAATGGCATATGAGTGGTTGGAAAATCTAAAGGATGTGGCGGATAAATTCAGGGACGCATTGAAATAG